AACCCAAAACCCATGCCACGCCGCGGGTGATTGTGCGCCCGGAAGAGTGCGTGGAGATCGGCAGCCTGGGCGTATCGCTGCTGCTGATAGATAACGGTGCCGCGCGACGCGCGCTGGCGATGCTGCTGGAGCGTTATGAACCCGGCGCCAGTACCGGGGAAAAATTGCGCCATCCCGGCGAGGAGACTGGCACGGTGCTGGAAGGCGAGATCACGCTGGTGGTGAACGGCCAGAGTTATCACTTATACCGCGGTGAAAGCTATGTGATTGACACCGGCCTGCCGCACAGTTTTACCAATACCTCAGATCAGCCGTGTCGCATTGTTAGCGCGCATACGCCCGCCAATTTTTAAGGTTTCGCGCTTAAGGAGGATTGAATGCAACATGTGGGAAGTTATTACGCTGCTACCGCCAACGCCCATGCGCCCTGGCCGGAGCTGCAGGAGTCGGTACAGTGCGATGTCTGCATTATTGGCGGCGGCTTTACCGGGCTTTCATCCGCGCTATTT
The sequence above is drawn from the Pantoea nemavictus genome and encodes:
- the puuR gene encoding HTH-type transcriptional regulator PuuR, with the translated sequence MNDATLAPGRRLSQIRQELGLSQRRVAELSGLTHSAISTIEQDKVSPAVSTLQKLLKVYGLSLSEFFSEPKTHATPRVIVRPEECVEIGSLGVSLLLIDNGAARRALAMLLERYEPGASTGEKLRHPGEETGTVLEGEITLVVNGQSYHLYRGESYVIDTGLPHSFTNTSDQPCRIVSAHTPANF